The following are encoded together in the Thermosipho japonicus genome:
- a CDS encoding DUF5320 family protein: protein MPFYGGGYGRGYGRGMGYGRGFGRGYGRGFGRGFGYGAGYGYHEPSIEEERAMLMDYKRYLEEELRFVEERLREIDNYQGGDR from the coding sequence ATGCCATTCTATGGTGGTGGATACGGACGTGGATATGGTAGAGGAATGGGATACGGAAGAGGATTTGGTAGAGGATACGGACGTGGTTTTGGTAGAGGCTTTGGATATGGAGCCGGTTATGGTTATCATGAGCCCTCAATTGAAGAAGAAAGAGCCATGTTAATGGACTATAAAAGATACCTTGAAGAAGAATTACGTTTTGTAGAGGAAAGATTAAGAGAAATTGATAATTATCAAGGAGGTGATAGATAA
- a CDS encoding DUF5320 domain-containing protein: MPGFDGTGPMGTGPVGRRLGPCSNINAPYTPRYGWFRPVAGWFYGYGRGYGRGFGRGYGRFAGYGRGGFGRGVGRGFGRFW; the protein is encoded by the coding sequence ATGCCAGGTTTCGATGGCACAGGACCAATGGGAACAGGACCAGTTGGAAGAAGATTGGGACCATGCTCTAACATAAATGCACCTTATACTCCAAGATACGGTTGGTTTAGACCAGTAGCTGGTTGGTTTTACGGATATGGTAGAGGATATGGAAGAGGTTTTGGTAGAGGATATGGAAGATTTGCTGGGTATGGTCGAGGCGGATTTGGTCGAGGCGTAGGTCGAGGTTTTGGAAGGTTTTGGTGA